TGGTGCGGAGCGGTGAGGGCGGGTGGTGCGGAGCGGTGAGCCCGGGAAGTGCACGCCACCACGGGTTTTTGGGTGCAGCCACCACTAAGCTGGTGACATGAGGATTGATCCGCACACGCACTCCACAGCATCAGACGGGCGCAGCCGCCCGTGTGAACTGATGCAGGAGGCCGCCGCGGCTGGCGTGACCACGATCGGGTTGACGGATCATGACACCATTGCAGGATGGGCGGAGGCCGCCGCAGAGGTAGGCAATACGGGAGTCTCGCTCATCCGGGGGATGGAGGTATCCACCAAGTATCAGGGAGTCTCAACCCACATCGTCGCCTATCTTTTCAATCCGGCCGATCCGAGCCTCATGGCACACATTGAACGCGTCCGCTCCTCGCGGTTGGGCCGTGCCCAGAGAATTGTGGAGCGCTTGGGAGTTGATACCCCACTCGTGTGGGACGACGTCGAAGCAGTTGTTGCGCCCGGTGCGACCATCGGCAGGCCACATATCGCGGACGCGCTTATCGTTCGCGGCGTCGTCGTCGACAGAAACGAAGCGTTCGTCAGATACCTTGCTCCGGATTCTCCCTACTACGTTCCCCATTACGCTCCCGATGCGATCCAAGCCGTGGAATGGATTAATCAGGCTGGTGGGAAGGCCGTGTTGGCTCATCCGCGAGCGCCGCACCGCGGCAGAGTGCTCCCGGAACGGGCATTTGACGAGATGGCCGAAGCCGGGCTTTTCGGAATAGAAATCGATCACCGAGACAACGCGGCAACACAGATTCCAGAGTTGGAACGAACGGCACACTCTCTCCATCTCGCCCGGTTCGGGTCCAGCGACTACCATGGTTCTGGCAAACCAAACCGGCTAGGCGAGAACACCACTTCACCTGCGGTCATTTCTGCTCTCACCCAGGGCTGTTTTCTGGAGGTTCTCAATCCGTGATCGGATTCAACGCTGCATTCTTTCTCTCAACGTTTACAACGCTGTTCGTGATCGCTGATCCGTTCGGAAATCTGCCTGTATTCCTTGCCCTGACGTCACGAATGACCCCCGCCGAACGGCGTACAGCAGCGTGGCAGGCAACGATGACTTCGTTTACCGTACTCGCGATCTTTGGCTTGTTCGGGAAGTACATCCTCAGTCTGTTGCACCTGTCCAATGAGGCGATGCAGCTTTCTGGCGGACTGTTGCTGTTGCTTGTGGCTCTTCAGCTGCTCACCGGATATGAGCAGGATCCAGGCGGCCCAGGTAGTGCCAATGTGGCGCTTGTGCCGCTTGGCGTTCCCCTCTTGGCCGGGCCGGGATCGATCGTCGCCATCATGATGTCTGCGCAGAGCTCGGTAGACATCGAGGGCGGCATCATGACAATCATCATTGCCCTTCTGTTGCTCCACCTCGTCGAGTGGCTCTCCATGCGGTTCGCCAATCCGATCAGCAGGCTTCTGGGTGAGGGTGGCATCATCTTCCTCACACGAATTTCGGGTATGTTGCTGGCTGCAATCGCCACGCAACTCATGATTGATGCGGTCTTGACTATCGTCAAGACTGCTTAGTGTTTGCAAGGGATCTTGGCGGAGCAAGCCGTCATGGGCGGATGCAACGTACGGGAAGTGTGCCCACGTATCTGAGGCGTTGAGAACGGCCCGCTGGTCGCGCCTGTGTGGGGTGGCGATACTCGCGCCTGTGTGGGGTGGCGAAAAGGCCCGCTGCTCACATGTAGGAGTTCGTTCACACTGTGTTTGACTCGCTCAGGATAGGCTAGAGCGGTCGGTCCTAGGAGTTTTACACAATGACACATTCTACGTACCAGCTTGTGGCAAGCGATTTTGACTTGACCCTTGCGGGCTTGCCTCACTCCCACATTTCTGACCGGACTAAGCGTGCACTGGAAGGCCTGCGCGAACGTGGCGTTCCTTTTGCCATTGCGTCTGGACGCGGCCCATCGGGCTTGTTCCATCACCTAGAACGTAACAACATCAGCCCGGAGGGCTTCTACTTCTGCGGCTATGGTGGTGCTGAAATCATCCAGGCGTGGGACGGAACCGAGATCGCCTCGAACCGTCTCAATGGATCTGCAGCACGGAAGGCATTCGAAGTTGCGAGCGACTTTCCTGTGGAGGTGTTGCCACACCTTGGTGAATTCGCCTATGCAAGCAACGTCGGTGGGCTCGCCAACAGAGGTCAGGCGTGGTCCGATGGACTCACGCTCCTTGACATCACTCCCGAGGGAGTAGAGGAACTGCGCCCCTCGAAAATCCTCATCTCGGGCGAACCTGACGTCCTGGAGCGAGTCGCCACGGCTCTTGGCGGGGAGTTGGCAGACTCGATTGAAGTCACGCTTTCGGCCACCACGCTGCTTGAGGTGAATGCTGCTGGAGTGAATAAGGGGTGGGCGCTGTGGGCGCTCGCGGACCACCTTGGCATCGACCACACTGCAACTGTTGCCTTTGGCGACAACTTCAATGACATCCCGATGCTGCGTGCTGCCGGGTTGGGAGTTGCCGTTGGAAATGCCGTTCCTGAAGCAAAGCTAGCGGCGGATCGCGTCACCTTTTCTTGCGACGACGACGGCTTGGCGTACGTTCTTGAGGAGCTCTTCGCGCTCTGATTCTGATTTTCACAAGGGGCGGTGGCCGTGCTTAGTTGCACGGCCACCGCCCCTTTCACAGTGTTGTTTCGAGCCAGAACTCAGCTTTCGCTTTCCGTGTGGCGGTTCACGCGCTTGCGCTGGCGATTCCGGCGCGGGGCGGCCTGGGGGTTCTCCTCAACGGCTGACTTCGTATGCGCCTCGCTGCGGGCGGCAGACCGGTCACGATCGGTGTTGCCTGCTCGGCCGCGCCGTCCACCTGACCGAGCCCGTTCGTTCTGACCGCGCTTCTGACCGCCGTGAGACTGGCCGCGGCCACGCCCGGCAGACTTGCCTGTTTCTCCAAGATCCTCAAGAACCTCGGCATCCAAGCCCGCGCGAACTTGCTGTTGAAGGGGAAGCTTGCCTGTTACGTCACGGGGAATATTCAAGTCCGTGAACAGGTGATCGGAGGTGTGGTAGGTTTCCACAGGCTCTGGCATGCCCAAATTGAGCTGCTTGTTGATCACGGCCCAGCGCGTAGTATCTTCCCAATCCACGAACGTTATGGCGGTGCCCGAATGCCCGGCGCGGCCTGTACGCCCGATCCGATGGATGTAGGTTTTTTCGTCTTCGGGGCATTGATAGTTAATGACGTGGGTGACGTCGTCGACGTCGATACCGCGGGCGGCGACGTCGGTAGCTACCAGAACGTCCACTTTTCCATGGCGGAAAGCGCGCAATGCCTGTTCGCGGGCACCTTGCCCGAGGTCGCCGTGGAGTGCTCCAGCAGCAAAGCCGCGTTCGGTTAGATCTTGTGCGAGCTTTGCGGCGGTGCGCTTTGTACGCGTGAAGATGATTGTGAGGCCGCGGCCTTCGGCTTGAAGAATCCGT
The DNA window shown above is from Changpingibacter yushuensis and carries:
- a CDS encoding PHP domain-containing protein translates to MRIDPHTHSTASDGRSRPCELMQEAAAAGVTTIGLTDHDTIAGWAEAAAEVGNTGVSLIRGMEVSTKYQGVSTHIVAYLFNPADPSLMAHIERVRSSRLGRAQRIVERLGVDTPLVWDDVEAVVAPGATIGRPHIADALIVRGVVVDRNEAFVRYLAPDSPYYVPHYAPDAIQAVEWINQAGGKAVLAHPRAPHRGRVLPERAFDEMAEAGLFGIEIDHRDNAATQIPELERTAHSLHLARFGSSDYHGSGKPNRLGENTTSPAVISALTQGCFLEVLNP
- a CDS encoding MarC family protein gives rise to the protein MIGFNAAFFLSTFTTLFVIADPFGNLPVFLALTSRMTPAERRTAAWQATMTSFTVLAIFGLFGKYILSLLHLSNEAMQLSGGLLLLLVALQLLTGYEQDPGGPGSANVALVPLGVPLLAGPGSIVAIMMSAQSSVDIEGGIMTIIIALLLLHLVEWLSMRFANPISRLLGEGGIIFLTRISGMLLAAIATQLMIDAVLTIVKTA
- a CDS encoding Cof-type HAD-IIB family hydrolase, coding for MTHSTYQLVASDFDLTLAGLPHSHISDRTKRALEGLRERGVPFAIASGRGPSGLFHHLERNNISPEGFYFCGYGGAEIIQAWDGTEIASNRLNGSAARKAFEVASDFPVEVLPHLGEFAYASNVGGLANRGQAWSDGLTLLDITPEGVEELRPSKILISGEPDVLERVATALGGELADSIEVTLSATTLLEVNAAGVNKGWALWALADHLGIDHTATVAFGDNFNDIPMLRAAGLGVAVGNAVPEAKLAADRVTFSCDDDGLAYVLEELFAL